Proteins from a genomic interval of Lelliottia amnigena:
- the thiQ_2 gene encoding ABC transporter — protein MLIVKNLTLEPLLHRVNFSVNKGEIVTLMGPSGSGKSTLFAWMVGALSTDFKACGELWLNERQCDALPIENRKIGILFQDALLFDHFSVGQNLLLALPAHIKGHARREQVEHALKSAGLDGFYASDPATLSGGERARVSLLRALLAQPHALLLDEPFSRLDKALRVTFREWVFAQVRALNIPVVLVTHDEDDIPAEGRVLQLSMWQ, from the coding sequence ATGCTGATAGTTAAAAATCTGACGCTTGAACCGCTGTTACACCGCGTGAACTTTAGCGTGAATAAGGGCGAGATCGTCACGTTGATGGGTCCGTCGGGCAGTGGAAAATCCACGCTGTTCGCCTGGATGGTGGGTGCACTCTCCACGGATTTTAAAGCGTGTGGCGAGCTGTGGCTGAACGAAAGACAATGCGACGCGCTGCCCATCGAGAACCGTAAGATCGGTATTTTGTTCCAGGATGCACTGCTGTTCGACCACTTTAGCGTGGGGCAAAATCTGCTGCTGGCGCTACCTGCGCATATCAAAGGCCATGCTCGGCGTGAGCAGGTTGAGCACGCGCTGAAAAGTGCAGGTCTTGATGGGTTTTACGCAAGCGATCCGGCCACGCTCTCGGGTGGGGAGCGCGCCAGAGTCAGCCTGTTGCGCGCGCTTCTGGCGCAGCCGCACGCGCTGCTGCTGGATGAGCCGTTTAGTCGTCTCGACAAAGCGCTGCGCGTCACATTTCGGGAATGGGTGTTCGCGCAGGTTCGCGCGCTCAATATTCCCGTGGTGCTGGTCACGCACGATGAAGACGATATTCCGGCGGAGGGACGCGTGCTTCAGCTGTCCATGTGGCAATAA
- the ynjC gene encoding binding-protein-dependent transport system inner membrane protein, whose translation MVASLRHPLGWLVGIAIAVIYAPLIPAAVMLVTPAFSLAGWQALFSDPQLPQAFIATLVSTLIATAGSLLIALCVVAALWPGERWRRLHTRLPWLLAVPHVAFATSVLLMFAEGGAFYQWCSACSPLLDRFGIGLGLTLAVKESAFVLWAMYAVLPEKTLAQQWVVLRTLGYSRIQGLFWLVLPAITPALGAVMLAVVAWSLSVVDVAIILGPGNPPTLAVLAWQWLSQGDAQQQIKGTLLCLLLLLLLGLFAALGFIIWRRWHRLIPAASGVRQPLGAPVVGTTLGWLLPLCGVLCAAALVLLADGDSFDFVPFSTSLSLALFSGLIALTIILLWLEWGPSRGSRWIWLPLALPALPLVAGQYRIALFMGIDGTYFAVLWGHLLWVLPWMLLVLQPAWRRLDPRATVIARTLGMRRSKIFWTIKCPLLTRPLLTAFATGFSVSMAQYLPTLWLGAGRFPTLTTEAVALSSGGSTAILAGRALWLLALTAAAFGLAAGLSRLAGRFRRGLR comes from the coding sequence ATGGTTGCGTCGTTACGGCACCCGCTAGGCTGGCTGGTAGGGATAGCGATCGCCGTCATTTATGCGCCGCTGATCCCTGCCGCAGTAATGCTGGTGACACCGGCTTTTTCACTTGCCGGATGGCAGGCGCTGTTTAGCGATCCGCAGCTGCCGCAGGCGTTTATCGCCACGCTGGTTTCTACGCTTATCGCCACCGCAGGATCGCTTTTGATTGCCCTGTGCGTGGTCGCGGCGCTTTGGCCCGGCGAGCGCTGGCGGCGTTTGCATACCCGACTGCCGTGGCTGCTGGCCGTTCCGCACGTCGCCTTTGCCACCAGCGTGCTGCTGATGTTTGCGGAAGGCGGTGCGTTTTATCAATGGTGCAGCGCCTGTTCTCCCCTGCTTGATCGCTTCGGTATTGGCCTGGGGCTGACGCTGGCGGTGAAAGAGAGCGCATTTGTACTGTGGGCGATGTATGCGGTGCTGCCCGAAAAGACGCTGGCGCAACAGTGGGTGGTGCTGCGAACGCTCGGTTATTCGCGCATTCAAGGACTTTTCTGGCTGGTGCTGCCCGCCATCACGCCAGCGCTCGGCGCGGTAATGCTGGCGGTGGTCGCCTGGTCGCTGTCGGTGGTGGATGTCGCGATTATCCTTGGGCCGGGTAATCCGCCGACGCTGGCAGTGCTGGCCTGGCAGTGGTTGAGTCAGGGTGATGCCCAGCAGCAGATCAAAGGGACATTATTGTGCCTGCTGCTCCTTCTGCTGCTGGGGCTGTTTGCCGCCCTCGGTTTTATAATCTGGAGACGCTGGCACCGCCTGATTCCCGCCGCGTCGGGCGTTCGGCAGCCGTTGGGCGCGCCCGTTGTCGGCACAACGCTGGGATGGCTACTGCCGCTTTGCGGTGTTTTATGCGCAGCGGCGCTGGTGTTGCTGGCGGACGGAGACAGTTTTGATTTTGTGCCGTTTAGCACCAGTCTCTCGTTGGCCCTATTTTCTGGCCTGATCGCCCTGACGATTATTCTACTCTGGCTCGAGTGGGGACCGTCACGCGGATCGCGCTGGATCTGGCTTCCGCTGGCACTCCCCGCTCTGCCGCTGGTCGCGGGACAGTACCGTATCGCACTCTTCATGGGCATCGACGGAACCTATTTCGCGGTGCTGTGGGGGCATCTGCTGTGGGTGTTGCCGTGGATGCTGCTGGTGCTGCAACCCGCCTGGCGCAGGCTGGATCCGCGCGCGACAGTAATCGCGAGAACGCTTGGCATGCGGCGCAGTAAAATATTTTGGACGATCAAATGCCCGTTGCTGACCCGCCCTCTGCTTACCGCTTTTGCCACGGGCTTTTCCGTCAGCATGGCGCAATATTTGCCCACGCTGTGGCTGGGTGCGGGACGATTCCCGACGCTGACCACCGAGGCGGTCGCGCTTAGCAGCGGCGGCAGCACGGCCATTCTCGCGGGGCGCGCGCTGTGGTTACTGGCGCTGACGGCAGCCGCTTTTGGCCTCGCGGCAGGTTTATCCCGCCTGGCGGGACGTTTCAGACGAGGTCTACGTTAA
- the ynjB_1 gene encoding ABC transporter solute-binding protein: MSIPINRLPKIFAIPTDGAESPWGGAQLTFIARKQSLPVPLADPEALLNYAQNNPGKITYPRPPDFTGTAWLEQLLLTLTAHPDALHVAPDSHTFKAVTAPLWNYLDKLHPLLWRDGKDFPPSPARMDALLASGNLNMSVTFNPAHAQQKVASGELPADSYSFGFRDGMIGNVHFVTIPANSSASAGAKVVANFLLSPGAQIRKADPKIWGDPSVLSPQKLASEQAAQLQQFIPAGLPKTLPEPHAAWVSALEQEWLRRYGTR; encoded by the coding sequence ATGTCGATACCGATAAACCGGTTACCGAAGATTTTTGCCATCCCCACCGACGGCGCAGAATCCCCGTGGGGCGGCGCGCAGCTGACGTTTATTGCCCGCAAACAGAGTCTGCCGGTTCCGCTTGCCGATCCCGAAGCCTTACTCAACTATGCGCAAAACAATCCGGGCAAAATCACTTATCCGCGTCCGCCAGATTTCACCGGCACGGCGTGGCTGGAACAACTCCTGCTGACGCTTACGGCACATCCTGATGCGCTGCACGTCGCGCCGGATTCACATACGTTTAAGGCCGTGACGGCTCCGCTGTGGAATTATCTCGATAAACTGCATCCGCTGCTGTGGCGCGACGGCAAAGATTTTCCACCGAGTCCTGCACGAATGGATGCCCTGCTCGCCAGCGGTAATCTGAATATGTCTGTCACCTTTAATCCGGCCCACGCGCAGCAAAAAGTGGCCAGCGGCGAACTGCCTGCCGACAGCTACAGTTTTGGCTTTCGCGACGGCATGATAGGCAATGTGCATTTCGTGACGATCCCGGCAAACAGCAGCGCCAGCGCGGGTGCCAAAGTTGTCGCCAATTTCCTGCTGTCGCCCGGGGCGCAAATTCGCAAAGCCGACCCTAAAATCTGGGGCGACCCGAGCGTGTTGAGCCCGCAAAAACTCGCCTCCGAGCAGGCCGCCCAACTGCAACAATTTATCCCCGCCGGGTTACCGAAAACCTTGCCGGAACCGCACGCGGCGTGGGTTAGTGCGCTGGAGCAAGAATGGTTGCGTCGTTACGGCACCCGCTAG
- the ynjB_2 gene encoding ABC transporter solute-binding protein has product MRRVRCCVFLTGLLLAAPTMADTRWQTVQNEAKGQTVWFNAWGGDQAVNRYLDWVSGEMKTHYAITLKNRASCRCRRCGQTHPDGIRRWAKNQRFCRFTVGERGEFPHAERGRLAANGLGANAAELALCRYR; this is encoded by the coding sequence ATGCGCCGTGTGCGTTGCTGCGTATTTCTGACCGGACTGCTGCTGGCAGCCCCCACTATGGCTGATACCCGTTGGCAAACCGTGCAGAACGAAGCCAAAGGCCAGACCGTCTGGTTTAACGCCTGGGGCGGCGATCAGGCCGTCAACCGTTATCTCGATTGGGTGAGCGGCGAGATGAAAACCCATTACGCAATCACCCTCAAAAATCGTGCATCTTGCCGATGCCGCCGATGCGGTCAAACGCATCCAGACGGAATCCGCCGCTGGGCGAAAAACCAACGGTTCTGTCGATTTACTGTGGGTGAACGGGGAGAATTTCCGCACGCTGAAAGAGGCAGGCTTGCTGCAAACGGGCTGGGCGCAAACGCTGCCGAACTGGCGCTATGTCGATACCGATAA
- the ydjZ gene encoding pyridine nucleotide-disulfide oxidoreductase dimerisation subunit, producing the protein MKLQKILLICALLGAFFMIQTLLPPGFLSLESIKTHQLALQDYVEQAPARSAVLYFAAYVVVSALSIPGAALLTLLGGTLFPFWQGILLVSFASTLGATLAMLTSRYLLRDGVQHRFSHQLKTVNEGMDRNGAFYLFALRVMPLFPFFLVNLLAGLTSLSVRRYWWISQLAMLPATVIFLNAGRELGKLTSLRDILSPGILFAFTLLGLLPLVSRWLFSRYFHSSH; encoded by the coding sequence GTGAAACTGCAAAAAATTCTGTTGATATGCGCCCTGTTGGGCGCATTTTTCATGATTCAGACGCTGCTGCCCCCCGGTTTTCTTTCGCTCGAATCGATCAAAACGCATCAGCTCGCGCTACAGGACTATGTTGAACAGGCTCCCGCACGCAGTGCCGTGCTCTATTTCGCCGCCTACGTGGTGGTCTCTGCCCTGTCGATTCCGGGTGCGGCGCTGCTCACCCTGCTCGGGGGCACGCTGTTCCCGTTTTGGCAGGGCATTCTGCTGGTGTCGTTTGCCTCCACGCTGGGCGCGACGCTGGCGATGCTGACCAGCCGTTATCTTCTGCGCGATGGGGTTCAGCACCGCTTCAGCCATCAACTAAAAACGGTCAATGAGGGGATGGATCGCAACGGTGCATTTTATCTTTTCGCCCTGCGTGTGATGCCCCTTTTTCCGTTCTTCCTGGTCAATTTGCTCGCCGGTTTAACAAGCCTTAGCGTGCGTCGTTACTGGTGGATAAGCCAACTGGCGATGCTACCCGCCACGGTGATATTCCTGAATGCCGGACGCGAACTGGGCAAGTTAACGTCGCTGCGCGATATTCTGTCGCCGGGCATCCTTTTCGCCTTTACACTTTTAGGGTTATTGCCGCTCGTTTCACGCTGGCTGTTTTCTCGCTATTTCCATTCTTCTCATTAA
- the xthA gene encoding exodeoxyribonuclease III: protein MKFVSFNINGLRARPHQLEAIVEQHQPDVIGLQETKVHDDMFPLEDVAKLGYNVFYHGQKGHYGVALLTKQTPVSVRRGFPGDDGEAQRRIIMAEIPSPLGNITVINGYFPQGESRDHPTKFPAKAKFYQDLQDYLTTELNKENPVLIMGDVNISPTDLDIGIGEDSRKRWLRTGKCSFLPEEREWMQRLQSWGPGGYVPCRKPGYAGPLLVV from the coding sequence ATGAAATTTGTCTCTTTTAATATCAACGGCCTGCGCGCCCGCCCTCACCAACTGGAAGCCATCGTTGAGCAACATCAGCCAGACGTGATCGGCCTGCAGGAGACAAAAGTTCACGACGACATGTTCCCCCTCGAAGACGTCGCCAAACTGGGCTACAACGTCTTTTATCACGGGCAGAAAGGCCACTATGGTGTGGCGCTGCTGACCAAACAGACGCCGGTTTCCGTACGTCGCGGCTTCCCCGGTGACGACGGTGAAGCGCAGCGCCGCATTATCATGGCGGAAATTCCCTCTCCGCTTGGGAACATCACCGTCATCAATGGTTATTTTCCGCAGGGCGAAAGCCGCGACCACCCGACAAAATTCCCGGCTAAGGCCAAGTTCTACCAGGATCTGCAGGATTATCTGACGACGGAACTGAACAAAGAGAATCCGGTGCTGATCATGGGTGACGTGAATATCAGCCCAACGGATCTGGATATCGGCATCGGCGAAGACAGCCGCAAGCGCTGGCTGCGGACCGGTAAATGCTCATTCCTGCCGGAAGAACGCGAGTGGATGCAGCGTCTGCAAAGCTGGGGGCCTGGTGGATACGTTCCGTGCCGCAAACCCGGATACGCAGGACCGCTTCTCGTGGTTTGA
- the astC gene encoding bifunctional succinylornithine transaminase/acetylornithine transaminase — translation MSLSITRENFDEWMMPVYAPAAFIPVRGEGSRLWDQQGKEYIDFAGGIAVNALGHAHPALRQALNDQAAKFWHTGNGYTNEPALRLAKKLIDATFAEKIFFCNSGAEANEAALKLARKYAHDHFGAQKSGIVAFKNAFHGRTLFTVSAGGQPAYSQDFAPLPPDIRHAIYNDLASAAELINDNTCAVIVEPMQGEGGVVPADKAFLQGLRELCDRHNALLIFDEVQTGVGRTGELYAYMHYGVTPDVLSTAKALGGGFPIGAMLTTNKCASVMVVGTHGTTYGGNPLASAVAGQVLDIINTPEVLKGVKQRHDWFVERLNAINSKTGMFKEIRGLGLLIGCELTAEFAGKAKLISQEAAKAGVMVLIAGANVVRFAPALIVSEEEVATGLDRFALACEQVKSGVSS, via the coding sequence ATGTCTCTGTCAATTACGCGTGAAAATTTCGATGAATGGATGATGCCGGTTTACGCTCCGGCGGCTTTTATTCCGGTACGGGGTGAAGGCTCACGCCTGTGGGACCAGCAGGGTAAAGAGTATATCGACTTTGCCGGTGGGATTGCGGTGAATGCCCTCGGGCATGCGCATCCGGCGCTGCGTCAGGCGTTGAACGATCAGGCCGCGAAGTTCTGGCATACCGGCAACGGCTATACCAACGAACCTGCGCTGCGCCTGGCTAAAAAACTGATCGACGCGACCTTTGCCGAAAAAATCTTTTTCTGTAACTCCGGTGCCGAAGCCAACGAAGCGGCGCTCAAGCTGGCACGTAAATACGCTCACGATCATTTTGGCGCGCAAAAAAGCGGAATTGTGGCGTTCAAAAACGCCTTCCACGGGCGCACCCTGTTTACCGTGAGCGCGGGCGGTCAGCCGGCCTATTCACAGGATTTTGCTCCGCTGCCGCCGGACATTCGTCACGCCATTTATAACGATCTGGCCTCTGCAGCTGAGCTGATAAATGACAATACCTGCGCGGTGATCGTCGAGCCGATGCAGGGTGAGGGCGGCGTGGTGCCTGCCGATAAAGCGTTCCTGCAAGGGTTGCGCGAACTGTGCGATCGCCACAATGCGCTGCTGATTTTTGATGAAGTCCAGACCGGTGTCGGTCGTACCGGCGAGCTGTATGCGTATATGCACTACGGCGTGACGCCGGATGTGCTGTCGACAGCCAAAGCACTTGGTGGTGGATTCCCGATTGGGGCAATGTTGACGACCAACAAATGTGCCAGCGTGATGGTCGTGGGCACGCACGGCACGACGTACGGCGGTAACCCGCTGGCGTCGGCGGTGGCTGGACAGGTGCTGGATATCATCAATACGCCAGAGGTGTTAAAGGGCGTGAAGCAGCGCCACGACTGGTTTGTGGAGCGTCTAAACGCCATTAACAGTAAAACCGGTATGTTCAAAGAAATTCGTGGTCTGGGGCTGCTGATCGGCTGCGAACTGACGGCTGAATTTGCCGGAAAAGCTAAACTTATTTCACAGGAAGCCGCAAAAGCGGGCGTGATGGTGCTCATCGCAGGAGCTAACGTGGTGCGTTTTGCACCGGCGTTAATCGTCAGCGAAGAAGAGGTCGCCACCGGTTTAGACCGTTTTGCACTGGCCTGTGAACAGGTGAAATCCGGGGTGTCATCATGA
- the aruG gene encoding arginine succinyltransferase → MMVIRPVERGDLAGLMQLAGKTGGGLTSLPADEKTLSSRIDRALQTWQGTLPKSEQGYVFVLEESDTGTVVGICAIEVAVGLNDPWYNYRVGTLVHASKELNVYNALPTLFLSNDHTGSSELCTLFLDPDWRKEGNGYLLSKSRFMFMAAFRDRFNEKVVAEMRGVIDETGYSPFWESLGERFFSMEFSRADYLCGTGQKAFIAELMPKHPIYTDFLSPEAQAVIGQVHPQTAPARAVLEKEGFRYHNYVDIFDGGPTLECDVDRVRAIRKSRLVTVAEGQPAPGEWPACLVANEQYDQFRAMLIHTNPKCERLVLTAAQLDALKCNAGDTVRLVRLCPEEKTA, encoded by the coding sequence ATGATGGTTATCCGTCCCGTTGAGCGCGGCGATCTCGCCGGACTCATGCAGCTTGCCGGTAAGACGGGAGGCGGGTTGACCTCGCTTCCTGCCGATGAAAAAACGCTGTCGTCTCGTATCGACCGCGCCCTGCAAACCTGGCAAGGGACGCTGCCAAAAAGTGAACAAGGCTACGTCTTTGTTCTGGAAGAGTCTGATACCGGGACCGTGGTCGGGATCTGCGCTATCGAGGTGGCGGTAGGTCTTAATGACCCGTGGTACAACTACCGCGTCGGCACGCTGGTTCACGCATCGAAAGAGCTGAATGTTTATAACGCGCTGCCGACGCTTTTCCTCAGCAACGATCACACCGGCAGCAGCGAACTCTGCACTTTATTTCTTGACCCCGACTGGCGCAAAGAGGGCAACGGCTATCTGCTCTCGAAATCCCGCTTTATGTTCATGGCCGCGTTTCGCGATCGCTTTAACGAAAAAGTGGTGGCGGAAATGCGCGGCGTTATTGATGAAACGGGCTACTCCCCGTTCTGGGAAAGCCTGGGCGAACGCTTCTTCTCGATGGAATTTAGCCGAGCCGACTATTTGTGCGGAACAGGGCAGAAAGCGTTTATCGCCGAATTAATGCCGAAACATCCGATCTACACCGACTTTTTAAGTCCAGAAGCGCAGGCGGTAATTGGCCAGGTCCATCCGCAGACCGCGCCCGCTCGCGCGGTGCTGGAGAAAGAAGGTTTTCGCTACCATAACTATGTCGATATTTTTGACGGTGGCCCGACGCTGGAATGCGACGTCGACCGCGTGCGTGCCATCCGTAAAAGCCGTCTGGTGACGGTGGCAGAAGGCCAGCCCGCCCCCGGTGAATGGCCCGCTTGTCTGGTGGCGAACGAGCAGTACGATCAGTTTCGCGCGATGCTGATCCATACCAACCCGAAATGTGAACGTCTGGTGCTGACCGCAGCCCAGTTGGACGCCCTGAAATGTAACGCAGGCGATACCGTTCGTCTGGTGCGACTTTGCCCCGAGGAGAAAACAGCATGA
- the astD_1 gene encoding succinylglutamic semialdehyde dehydrogenase has protein sequence MSLWINGDWVTGEGERRVKTNPVGNEGLWQGFDASPAQVAQASQAARKAFPAWAKLPFTARQAIVEKFATLLEANKAELTSIIARETGKPRWEATTEITAMINKIAISVKAYHTRTGEQHTDMADGAATLRHRPHGVLAVFGPYNFPGHLPNGHIVPALLAGNTVIFKPSELTPWSGEAVVKLWEQAGLPPGVLNLVQGGRETGQALSALGDLDGLLFTGSAGTGYQLHRQLAGQPEKILALEMGGNNPLIVEDPDDIDAAVHLAIQSAFVTAGQRCTCARRLLVKNGAQGDAFPGASH, from the coding sequence ATGAGTTTATGGATCAATGGCGACTGGGTCACGGGCGAAGGTGAACGACGCGTGAAGACCAATCCGGTTGGCAACGAGGGGCTCTGGCAGGGGTTTGATGCGAGTCCGGCTCAGGTAGCACAGGCGTCTCAGGCGGCCAGAAAAGCTTTTCCGGCATGGGCAAAACTGCCATTTACGGCGCGTCAGGCGATCGTCGAAAAATTCGCGACGCTGCTGGAAGCGAATAAGGCAGAGCTGACCAGCATTATTGCCCGCGAAACCGGCAAGCCGCGCTGGGAGGCGACGACCGAAATCACGGCGATGATCAATAAAATCGCTATTTCGGTTAAGGCCTATCACACCCGCACCGGCGAACAGCATACCGATATGGCCGACGGCGCCGCAACGCTTCGCCATCGTCCGCACGGCGTGCTGGCGGTCTTCGGCCCGTACAATTTCCCGGGGCATCTGCCCAACGGCCATATTGTGCCCGCGCTGCTGGCAGGGAATACGGTTATTTTTAAGCCGAGCGAACTGACGCCGTGGAGCGGTGAAGCGGTTGTGAAACTCTGGGAACAGGCTGGCCTTCCTCCGGGCGTGCTCAATCTGGTTCAGGGTGGACGTGAAACCGGCCAGGCGCTGAGCGCGTTAGGCGATCTCGACGGCTTGCTGTTCACAGGCAGCGCAGGAACCGGATATCAGCTGCATCGCCAGCTGGCAGGCCAGCCGGAGAAAATTCTGGCGCTGGAAATGGGCGGCAATAATCCCCTGATTGTTGAAGATCCTGATGATATTGACGCCGCTGTGCATCTGGCTATTCAGTCGGCGTTTGTCACCGCCGGACAGCGCTGCACGTGCGCCCGTCGTCTGCTGGTGAAAAACGGCGCGCAGGGCGATGCTTTTCCTGGCGCGTCTCATTGA
- the astD_2 gene encoding succinylglutamic semialdehyde dehydrogenase has product MLFLARLIEVTARLVPGAWDAEPQPFIGGLISEQAANNVIQAWREHVARGAKTLLEPTLMQPGTSLLTPGIIDMSDARDVPDEEVFGPLLCVWRYDDFDSAIAMANNTRYGLSSGLISPDREKFDQLLIEARAGIVNWNKPLTGAASTAPFGGVGASGNHRASAWYAADYCAWPMASLETPALTLPETLNPGLDFTQGNRHESA; this is encoded by the coding sequence ATGCTTTTCCTGGCGCGTCTCATTGAGGTGACCGCGCGTCTGGTGCCTGGCGCATGGGACGCCGAGCCGCAGCCGTTTATCGGCGGGCTGATTTCCGAACAGGCTGCCAATAACGTCATTCAGGCCTGGCGCGAACACGTGGCGCGTGGCGCGAAAACGCTGCTGGAACCCACGCTGATGCAACCAGGAACATCCCTGTTAACGCCGGGCATCATTGATATGTCGGATGCACGGGATGTACCGGATGAAGAGGTCTTTGGCCCGCTGCTGTGTGTCTGGCGTTACGATGATTTCGACAGCGCAATCGCGATGGCAAACAACACGCGCTATGGCCTGTCGAGCGGCCTGATTTCACCCGATCGCGAGAAGTTTGATCAACTGCTGATTGAAGCACGCGCGGGGATTGTGAACTGGAACAAACCGTTGACCGGAGCCGCGAGCACCGCGCCATTTGGTGGTGTGGGCGCATCCGGTAATCATCGCGCCAGCGCGTGGTATGCCGCCGATTACTGTGCGTGGCCGATGGCCAGCCTGGAAACACCCGCTCTGACGCTGCCGGAAACGCTCAACCCAGGACTCGATTTTACCCAGGGGAATCGTCATGAAAGCGCGTGA
- the astB gene encoding succinylarginine dihydrolase produces the protein MKAREVNFDGLVGLTHHYAGLSFGNEASTKHRFQVSNPKLAAKQGLQKMKALADAGFVQAVIPPQERPNVEVLRQLGFSGSDEQVVEKAGTQAPHLLSAASSASSMWVANAATVAPSADTLDGKVHLTVANLNNKFHRATEAVTTERVLRAIFKDDARFSVHEALPQVAMFGDEGAANHNRLGGDYGEPSTQLFIYGRDDNGHVAPSRYPARQTLAASQAVARLNQVNPGQVVFAQQNPQVIDRGVFHNDVIAVSNRQVLFCHEQAFAQQEKLLATLAERVPGFTPIQVPTSAVSVQDAVETYLFNSQLLSREDGSMLLVLPQESQNHQGVWRYLSELVKGDNPISGLNVFDLRESMANGGGPACLRLRVVLTPDEIRAVNPAVLMNDTLFNTLNDWVDRYYRDRLTQADLVDPHLLREGREALDALTTILHLGSVYPFQR, from the coding sequence ATGAAAGCGCGTGAAGTCAACTTTGACGGGCTGGTGGGGCTGACCCACCATTACGCCGGATTGTCGTTTGGCAACGAAGCCTCGACGAAACACCGATTCCAGGTCTCGAATCCAAAGCTGGCGGCCAAGCAGGGGCTGCAAAAAATGAAAGCGCTGGCGGACGCGGGTTTTGTGCAGGCGGTGATCCCGCCGCAGGAACGCCCAAACGTCGAGGTGCTGCGCCAGCTCGGTTTTAGCGGCAGCGATGAGCAGGTCGTCGAAAAAGCCGGAACGCAAGCGCCGCACCTGCTCTCGGCGGCCAGTTCAGCATCGTCAATGTGGGTGGCTAATGCAGCCACCGTTGCGCCATCGGCAGATACGCTGGACGGAAAAGTGCATCTGACCGTGGCGAACCTCAACAATAAATTCCATCGCGCGACTGAAGCGGTCACCACCGAGCGGGTGCTGCGCGCCATCTTCAAGGATGATGCGCGGTTTAGCGTGCACGAAGCGCTGCCCCAGGTGGCGATGTTTGGTGATGAAGGGGCAGCCAACCATAACCGTCTGGGCGGGGACTACGGCGAACCTTCCACGCAGCTTTTTATTTATGGCCGCGATGATAATGGACACGTCGCGCCGTCCCGTTATCCGGCGCGCCAGACCCTGGCCGCGAGCCAGGCCGTTGCGCGTCTGAATCAGGTCAACCCGGGGCAGGTGGTGTTTGCGCAGCAAAATCCACAGGTTATCGATCGGGGCGTGTTTCATAACGACGTGATTGCGGTTTCAAATCGTCAGGTGTTGTTTTGCCACGAGCAGGCGTTTGCCCAGCAGGAGAAATTACTGGCTACCCTGGCCGAGCGCGTGCCGGGCTTTACGCCAATTCAGGTGCCGACAAGTGCCGTCAGCGTGCAGGACGCGGTGGAAACCTATCTGTTTAACAGCCAGCTGCTGAGCCGTGAGGATGGCAGTATGCTGCTGGTTCTCCCGCAGGAGTCGCAAAATCATCAGGGCGTATGGCGCTATCTCAGCGAGCTGGTCAAGGGCGATAATCCCATCAGCGGGCTTAACGTGTTCGATCTGCGCGAAAGTATGGCGAACGGCGGAGGCCCCGCATGTTTACGCCTGCGGGTGGTGCTGACGCCGGACGAAATCCGCGCCGTCAATCCGGCGGTACTGATGAACGATACCTTATTCAATACGCTCAACGACTGGGTCGATCGTTATTATCGCGATCGCTTAACGCAGGCGGATTTGGTCGATCCGCATCTGCTGCGCGAAGGGCGTGAGGCGCTGGATGCCTTAACGACGATCCTGCACCTCGGATCGGTTTACCCGTTCCAGCGCTGA